A DNA window from Coffea arabica cultivar ET-39 chromosome 6c, Coffea Arabica ET-39 HiFi, whole genome shotgun sequence contains the following coding sequences:
- the LOC140008736 gene encoding uncharacterized protein, which produces MNGTVWQRLDRALVNSLWAAVYTCTKVSHLPRGRSDHSPLVIKARVGFAAPSSFRFLNMWRGHPSFLEIILADWRASISGVGMTLFHSKMQSLRTKLREWSKEVFGNIFDGVKRAADTYKLREEEFNSYCDESSQIRLHKARAVYLRELFMECEF; this is translated from the coding sequence ATGAATGGTACAGTCTGGCAACGTCTAGACAGGGCCCTGGTGAACTCCCTATGGGCAGCGGTTTATACATGTACCAAAGTCTCCCATCTCCCTCGAGGTCGGTCTGATCACTCGCCTCTCGTAATCAAGGCCAGGGTGGGGTTTGCGGCTCCTTCTTCTTTCCGGTTTCTCAACATGTGGCGGGGACACCCTTCTTTCTTGGAGATTATTTTGGCGGACTGGCGGGCATCGATATCAGGGGTAGGGATGACACTATTTCACTCCAAGATGCAATCATTGCGGACTAAGCTACGAGAATGGAGTAAGGAGGTGTTTGGGAATATTTTCGATGGGGTAAAGAGAGCAGCGGACACCTACAAACTTAGGGAGGAGGAGTTCAACTCCTACTGCGATGAATCCTCCCAAATCCGTCTGCATAAGGCACGAGCAGTGTACCTGAGAGAGCTCTTCATGGAATGTGAGTTCTAG